The following are from one region of the Phycisphaerales bacterium genome:
- a CDS encoding sugar transferase, with protein sequence MIAEPAGTPTIFGLSAVALHDRYWASRGVQVVRQGLATPLVRHAQLFLLLQPRTLCLFELPPVVDHIVWDDADLVMLRLQDIDEHAYRERIVADDQGRFVQLERVYGSDDSRFARAAVTNRPTVARLWQEAEDRRDGWRKLRRAVRRGQRWPMGIDARVFDADDPTELARCARLLVERWHTPNSTIERATQRGGGAWIDPDATLGKDAQCIGRVWVGAGRTVADDEILVGPDIAWDDPAHTPDPGDVRWLDLQPTERTEPLHPRSLPPLERVLKRAFDIVFAIIALALTLPIYPFVMLAIWLEDGRPFFFAHTRESLNAKDFPCLKFRSMRKDAEKMKAELAALNQVDGPQFYIKDDPRLTRVGKFIRKVQIDELPQFINVLLGHMSVVGPRPSPYKENQYCPGWREARLSVRPGVTGLWQVKRTRAADSDFQEWIRYDIEYVENMSLWLDLKIIWRTIAQIIRSIKRS encoded by the coding sequence ATGATCGCCGAGCCGGCTGGCACCCCCACCATCTTCGGCCTCTCGGCCGTGGCGCTCCACGATCGCTACTGGGCGTCGCGCGGGGTGCAGGTTGTTCGACAGGGCCTGGCCACGCCGCTCGTGCGCCACGCCCAGTTGTTTCTTCTTCTGCAGCCTCGCACGCTGTGCCTCTTCGAGCTGCCCCCGGTGGTCGACCATATCGTGTGGGATGATGCCGACCTGGTCATGCTGCGCCTGCAGGACATCGACGAGCACGCCTATCGCGAGCGCATCGTTGCGGATGACCAAGGACGCTTCGTGCAACTCGAACGGGTCTACGGCAGCGACGATTCACGATTTGCTCGGGCTGCGGTAACCAATCGGCCCACGGTCGCCAGACTGTGGCAGGAAGCCGAAGACCGTCGGGACGGATGGCGGAAGCTCCGACGGGCCGTACGACGCGGACAACGTTGGCCCATGGGCATCGATGCGCGGGTGTTCGATGCCGACGACCCCACCGAGCTCGCCCGGTGCGCCCGCCTGCTGGTCGAACGCTGGCACACGCCCAACAGCACCATCGAGCGCGCCACCCAGCGCGGGGGCGGCGCCTGGATCGACCCCGACGCCACGCTGGGCAAGGACGCCCAATGCATCGGCAGGGTCTGGGTGGGCGCCGGACGCACCGTCGCCGACGACGAGATCCTCGTGGGCCCGGACATCGCATGGGACGACCCCGCGCACACGCCCGACCCCGGGGATGTCCGCTGGCTTGATCTTCAGCCCACCGAACGGACCGAGCCCCTGCACCCGCGCTCCCTGCCACCCCTGGAGCGTGTGCTCAAGCGGGCGTTCGATATCGTGTTCGCGATCATCGCCCTGGCCCTGACGCTGCCGATCTATCCCTTCGTCATGCTGGCCATCTGGCTCGAGGACGGGCGGCCGTTCTTCTTCGCGCACACGCGCGAGTCGCTGAACGCCAAGGACTTCCCTTGCCTGAAGTTCCGCTCGATGCGCAAGGACGCCGAGAAGATGAAGGCCGAACTCGCCGCGCTCAACCAGGTCGATGGCCCACAGTTCTACATCAAGGACGACCCACGGCTGACGCGCGTGGGCAAGTTCATCCGCAAGGTACAGATCGACGAGTTGCCGCAGTTTATCAACGTCCTGCTGGGCCACATGTCGGTCGTCGGGCCGCGCCCAAGCCCATACAAGGAGAACCAATACTGCCCCGGCTGGCGCGAGGCGCGGCTGAGCGTGCGCCCCGGCGTGACGGGGCTGTGGCAGGTGAAGCGCACTCGCGCGGCCGACAGCGACTTCCAGGAATGGATCCGCTACGACATCGAGTACGTCGAGAACATGAGCCTGTGGCTCGACCTGAAGATCATCTGGCGCACCATCGCGCAGATCATCCGCTCGATCAAGCGCTCTTGA